A stretch of Bradyrhizobium sp. AZCC 2262 DNA encodes these proteins:
- a CDS encoding dicarboxylate/amino acid:cation symporter, translated as MSSRFTQYILIAMALGIVMGTIVFNYMPDSRVEIAADVNLIAMLFLRLIKMIIAPLVFATLVGGIAHMGSGSKLGRVFAKTMGWFVSASFVSLLLGLVMVNLLQPGANFPGTLPDKAQSTGLPVSAFSIEKFLTHLIPTSIADAMAQNEILQIVVFAVFFAVALGAMPERAKPIMSLIDDLAHIMLKVTGYVMLFAPIAVWAAIMATVSKNGLGVLWKLIVFMGGFYLSLMILWGILVVVGFIVIGPRYSHLLRLIREPLMIAFSTASSEAAYPKTLEGLNRFGASSRISAFVLPLGYSFNLDGTMMYCTFASIFIAQTYHIDMSLGTQLAMLATLMITSKGVAGVPRASLVVIASTLSQFGIPEAGLLMIMGIDTFLDMGRSATNVIGNSLATAVVAKWEGELKPEHELGPDDVVPTDAVPGAVAPAH; from the coding sequence ATGTCCAGCAGGTTTACGCAATACATTCTGATCGCGATGGCGCTTGGCATCGTGATGGGGACTATTGTCTTCAATTATATGCCCGACAGCCGGGTGGAAATCGCGGCCGACGTAAACCTGATCGCCATGCTGTTCCTGCGCCTGATCAAGATGATCATCGCGCCTTTGGTGTTCGCCACGCTCGTCGGCGGCATCGCCCATATGGGCTCGGGCTCGAAGCTCGGCCGCGTGTTCGCCAAGACGATGGGCTGGTTCGTCAGCGCTTCCTTTGTCTCGCTGCTGCTCGGCCTCGTCATGGTCAATCTGCTGCAGCCCGGCGCCAACTTCCCCGGCACGCTGCCCGACAAGGCGCAATCGACCGGCCTGCCGGTCTCGGCGTTCTCGATCGAGAAGTTCCTGACGCATCTGATCCCGACCTCGATCGCGGATGCGATGGCGCAGAACGAAATCCTGCAGATCGTGGTATTCGCCGTGTTCTTCGCGGTGGCACTCGGCGCGATGCCTGAGCGCGCCAAGCCGATCATGTCGCTGATCGACGATCTCGCTCATATCATGCTGAAGGTGACCGGCTATGTGATGCTGTTCGCGCCGATCGCGGTGTGGGCGGCGATCATGGCGACCGTGTCGAAGAACGGTCTCGGCGTGCTGTGGAAACTGATCGTGTTCATGGGCGGCTTCTACCTGTCGCTGATGATCCTGTGGGGCATCCTGGTCGTGGTCGGCTTCATCGTGATCGGTCCGCGATACAGCCATTTGCTGCGATTGATCCGCGAACCGCTGATGATCGCGTTCTCGACGGCGTCGTCGGAGGCGGCCTATCCGAAGACGCTGGAGGGCCTCAACCGCTTCGGCGCCTCGTCGCGGATTTCGGCCTTCGTGCTGCCGCTCGGTTACTCGTTCAATCTCGACGGCACGATGATGTATTGCACCTTTGCGAGCATCTTCATCGCGCAGACCTACCATATCGACATGTCGCTCGGCACGCAGCTGGCGATGCTGGCGACGCTGATGATCACCTCGAAGGGCGTTGCCGGCGTGCCGCGGGCGTCCCTGGTGGTAATCGCCTCGACGCTCAGCCAGTTCGGCATTCCCGAAGCCGGCCTGCTGATGATCATGGGTATAGACACGTTCCTTGATATGGGGCGCAGCGCCACCAACGTGATCGGCAATTCGCTGGCGACCGCCGTGGTGGCGAAATGGGAGGGCGAGCTGAAGCCCGAGCATGAGCTCGGACCGGATGACGTGGTTCCCACCGATGCCGTTCCGGGCGCCGTCGCGCCGGCGCATTGA
- a CDS encoding IS4 family transposase, whose product MRHQNSVFHSLTKHVPWSKFEHIVEKYGADQLVRKLTTKRQFIALLYGQFSGSTSLREVVTGMASHETRLYHVGAAPVKRSTMSDANSKRAWQVFSELFAQMLPQAHRGLRRATADAVRLIDSTSVRLSSLSEDWATFSADVFGAKAHIVYDPNADRPVYFAVTPANVNDITAAKAMPIEPGATYVYDLGYYDYSWWAGLDEVGCRFVTRLKKNTPFSVIKENRTPKNGNIVNDRIGHLPARLANSRKNPLQVPVREITVIIDTGKLLRIVTNDLDARAEEIADLYKQRWQIELFFRWVKQTLRIRHFIGISENAVRIQIAIALIAFLILRMAQLAQKTVHSPLEFARLVRANLMHRRPINGLLEPLQPIPINSNQLKLGLYFP is encoded by the coding sequence ATGCGGCATCAGAATAGCGTATTTCACAGTCTAACGAAGCACGTTCCTTGGTCTAAGTTCGAACATATCGTGGAGAAGTACGGAGCCGATCAGTTGGTGCGCAAGTTGACGACGAAGCGTCAGTTCATAGCTCTGCTGTACGGGCAATTCAGCGGCTCGACCAGCCTGCGGGAGGTCGTGACCGGGATGGCGAGCCACGAGACGCGACTTTATCACGTCGGGGCGGCGCCGGTGAAGCGTTCGACGATGTCGGATGCCAATTCGAAGCGTGCTTGGCAAGTGTTCAGCGAGTTGTTCGCGCAGATGCTGCCGCAAGCGCATCGCGGGCTGCGGCGGGCCACGGCAGACGCGGTCCGGCTCATTGATTCCACCAGTGTTCGGCTCTCCAGTCTGAGCGAGGACTGGGCGACATTTTCGGCCGATGTGTTCGGGGCCAAGGCGCATATCGTCTACGATCCTAATGCGGACCGGCCGGTTTACTTTGCGGTGACGCCGGCCAACGTCAATGACATCACAGCCGCCAAAGCTATGCCGATCGAGCCGGGCGCAACCTACGTCTACGACCTCGGTTATTACGATTATAGCTGGTGGGCGGGGCTTGATGAGGTCGGCTGCCGCTTCGTGACACGGCTGAAGAAGAATACTCCGTTCAGCGTGATAAAGGAGAACCGCACGCCCAAGAACGGCAATATTGTGAACGACCGCATCGGTCATCTGCCGGCCCGGCTCGCCAACAGCCGCAAGAATCCACTGCAAGTTCCGGTCAGGGAGATCACCGTAATCATCGACACCGGAAAGCTGTTGCGCATCGTGACCAATGATCTCGACGCACGGGCAGAAGAAATCGCAGACCTTTATAAACAGCGCTGGCAGATCGAATTGTTCTTCCGCTGGGTCAAGCAGACGCTTCGAATCAGGCACTTCATTGGGATCTCCGAGAATGCAGTCCGCATTCAGATCGCCATCGCCCTGATCGCCTTTCTCATCTTGCGCATGGCGCAGCTCGCTCAAAAAACGGTACACAGCCCCCTCGAATTTGCCCGGCTCGTCCGCGCCAATCTCATGCACAGACGCCCGATCAACGGTTTGCTCGAACCCCTGCAGCCAATCCCGATAAACTCAAATCAGCTGAAACTCGGACTATACTTCCCATGA
- a CDS encoding amidohydrolase family protein: MTTRRNFLKTGGAAVAGGVVFCSYGLLRSVQARQTLPVRVGGQRVRTIDVHAHCHFREAGALLGPQAASVQLPPVNGAEEAFIEIDKRLAAMDAQAVDMEVLSINPFWYDRERDLAGQIVKIQNEKLAELCASKPDRFAGFASLTLQAPDLAVQELDIAVRKQGLKGAAIGDSVNGVEFSDPKFHPVWAKAEELGVPLFIHPQGIPELNKRLSGDGWLGNTIGNPLATTIALSHLIFEGTFDRFPGLKVIAAHGGGFLPSYADRSDHACLVGPKGCNPAVQLKKKPTEYLKQIYFDSLIFSPEAIRHLVAQVGASQIVLGSDYPYPWQLAPVDHIFESASLSDDEKADILGRTAERLFDLKAQTIGTGTMKQ, translated from the coding sequence ATGACCACCCGCCGTAATTTTCTGAAGACCGGTGGCGCTGCTGTCGCGGGCGGCGTCGTCTTCTGTAGCTACGGTCTGCTACGCAGCGTGCAGGCCCGCCAGACCCTGCCGGTCAGGGTTGGCGGACAACGGGTCAGAACGATCGACGTGCACGCCCACTGCCACTTCCGTGAAGCCGGCGCGTTGCTCGGTCCCCAAGCGGCCTCCGTCCAGCTTCCACCGGTCAACGGCGCCGAAGAGGCTTTCATCGAAATTGACAAGCGGCTTGCCGCCATGGATGCGCAGGCCGTCGACATGGAGGTGCTGTCGATCAATCCGTTCTGGTACGACCGCGAGCGCGACCTGGCCGGCCAGATAGTGAAGATACAGAACGAAAAGCTGGCTGAGCTCTGTGCCTCAAAGCCAGACCGGTTTGCCGGTTTCGCTTCGCTGACGTTGCAGGCGCCCGATCTTGCGGTGCAGGAACTCGACATCGCGGTGAGGAAGCAGGGTTTGAAGGGAGCCGCGATCGGTGATTCCGTCAACGGCGTCGAATTCTCCGATCCGAAATTCCATCCGGTATGGGCTAAGGCGGAAGAACTCGGCGTGCCCCTGTTCATTCACCCGCAGGGCATACCCGAACTCAACAAGCGACTCTCCGGCGACGGCTGGCTTGGCAACACAATAGGCAATCCGTTGGCAACGACGATCGCGCTCTCTCATCTGATCTTCGAGGGTACCTTCGATCGCTTTCCCGGGCTGAAAGTGATCGCGGCCCATGGCGGCGGCTTCCTGCCCTCCTACGCCGATCGTTCGGACCATGCCTGCCTGGTTGGTCCCAAAGGCTGCAATCCGGCAGTGCAGCTCAAGAAAAAGCCGACCGAGTACCTCAAGCAGATTTATTTCGATTCCCTGATTTTCTCACCGGAAGCGATCCGTCATCTGGTGGCCCAGGTCGGCGCCAGCCAGATCGTGCTGGGCAGCGACTATCCCTATCCGTGGCAGCTCGCGCCGGTGGACCATATTTTCGAGTCGGCGTCGCTGAGCGACGACGAAAAGGCAGACATCCTCGGCCGCACCGCGGAAAGACTGTTCGATCTGAAGGCCCAGACGATCGGGACAGGCACGATGAAGCAATGA
- a CDS encoding glutamate ligase domain-containing protein, protein MNLPGAFQFNNAAIAATLFLLWLQRERSRKAPDRIEAAVRAGLRDTRWPGRLEVIKQDPLTVIDVGHTPDSIRQSLASLTAIHGADDWILVTSASRDKKAEEIIGALAPSFDTIICTAAHHKGADAQRIAAAAARANPAASLHVAASIEEAVRLATKLAAAHSRRIYVAGGLFLAIEYATATRGGRPQDLHFF, encoded by the coding sequence GTGAACCTGCCCGGCGCGTTCCAGTTCAACAACGCGGCCATCGCCGCCACGCTCTTTCTATTGTGGCTGCAACGCGAGCGGTCGCGCAAGGCTCCCGACCGGATCGAAGCCGCTGTCCGGGCGGGTCTGCGCGACACGCGATGGCCCGGCCGGCTCGAAGTCATCAAGCAGGACCCGCTTACCGTGATTGATGTCGGCCACACTCCCGACAGCATCCGTCAATCGCTCGCAAGCCTCACGGCGATCCACGGCGCAGATGATTGGATCCTCGTCACCAGCGCCTCGCGCGACAAGAAGGCGGAAGAAATCATCGGCGCGCTGGCGCCGTCGTTCGATACGATCATCTGCACGGCGGCACATCACAAGGGAGCGGACGCGCAACGCATCGCCGCCGCAGCCGCGCGCGCCAACCCCGCCGCAAGCCTCCATGTCGCCGCCTCGATCGAGGAGGCGGTGCGCTTGGCCACGAAACTGGCCGCCGCGCATTCGCGAAGAATTTATGTCGCCGGCGGCCTGTTCCTGGCGATCGAATACGCAACGGCCACCCGCGGCGGCCGCCCGCAAGACCTGCATTTCTTCTGA
- a CDS encoding patatin-like phospholipase family protein has product MSVRDEIGPAKTAFVFAGGGSFGAIQVGMLHSLAAHGVAADMVVGCSVGALNGAFYAGDPTLDGVQRLAAVWRGLQRQDVFPMSWRTVLSFLWRRDFLIPHDGIRKLIEDHIPYRNLEEAKLPVHIVTTDIVSGDSVVLSEGSTAEAVVASTAIPGAFSPIRYRDHYLADGAISSNTPIHVAVKMGARRLIILPTGHACANQTPPVGALANALHALTLLIARQLVSELETLAPDIEYFVVPPLCPLVGSPYDFSRTADHIDRAILSTNAWLAQHGLQQGKIPHEMRLHSH; this is encoded by the coding sequence GTGTCGGTACGCGACGAGATCGGTCCGGCAAAGACCGCCTTTGTGTTTGCGGGCGGCGGCAGTTTTGGGGCCATTCAGGTAGGCATGCTGCATTCGCTCGCCGCCCACGGCGTCGCCGCGGACATGGTGGTCGGCTGCAGCGTTGGCGCCCTGAACGGCGCGTTCTATGCCGGCGATCCCACGCTCGATGGCGTGCAGCGGCTCGCTGCTGTCTGGCGCGGACTGCAGCGGCAAGACGTCTTTCCGATGAGCTGGCGGACCGTGCTGAGTTTTCTGTGGCGCCGCGATTTCCTGATCCCCCATGACGGCATCCGCAAGCTGATCGAGGATCACATCCCCTATCGCAATCTGGAGGAGGCGAAGCTGCCGGTGCATATCGTCACCACCGACATCGTCTCCGGCGACAGCGTGGTGTTGTCGGAAGGCTCCACGGCGGAGGCGGTCGTTGCGTCCACCGCGATCCCGGGCGCGTTTTCGCCGATCCGTTACCGGGACCATTATCTCGCCGACGGCGCGATCTCCAGCAACACGCCGATACACGTCGCCGTGAAGATGGGCGCTAGGCGCCTGATCATCCTGCCGACCGGGCACGCCTGCGCGAACCAGACGCCGCCGGTTGGAGCGCTCGCCAACGCGCTGCACGCGCTCACCCTCCTGATCGCGCGGCAACTGGTCAGCGAGCTCGAAACGCTTGCGCCCGATATCGAGTATTTCGTGGTGCCGCCGCTATGCCCACTGGTGGGCTCACCCTACGATTTCTCGCGAACCGCCGATCATATCGACCGCGCCATTCTCTCCACCAACGCCTGGCTGGCCCAGCACGGCCTGCAGCAAGGCAAGATTCCCCACGAGATGCGGTTGCACAGCCACTGA
- a CDS encoding bifunctional folylpolyglutamate synthase/dihydrofolate synthase translates to MFDLPKYGDGICLARMAGLLEALGIDRARLQRISVVVTGSNGKGSTAAMCAGIGRAYGLRTGLFTSPHLLRFNERIQLDGVEIDDDALARLKRRVEAAIATVSNSMGEQFGAFEALFALACLHFQESGCDFAVFEAGIGGRYDPVRLVGAHETCVTSVDYEHVELLGNSLELIVSDKSDACAAGGTIVYGENCRDLRPHLAEYNRGRGCTPLFIRDDIRIDNGVTAASGQHFDFQFGYHDFRCLEVNLPGAFQFNNAAIAATLFLLWLQRERSRKAPDRIEAAVRAGLRDTRWPGRLEVIKQDPLTVIDVGHTPDSIRQSLASLTALHGADDWILVTGASRDKKAEEIIGALAPSFDTIICTAAHHKGADAQRIAAAAARANPKAVIRPAAAIEDAVRLSQELAKAERRRIYVAGGLFLAIEYATIAKGGSAEDLKFF, encoded by the coding sequence ATGTTCGACCTGCCGAAATACGGCGATGGGATCTGCCTCGCGCGCATGGCCGGATTGCTCGAAGCACTCGGAATCGACCGCGCGCGGCTGCAGCGCATCTCGGTGGTGGTGACCGGCTCGAACGGCAAGGGCAGCACGGCGGCGATGTGCGCCGGTATCGGCCGGGCCTATGGCCTGCGCACCGGCCTGTTCACGTCGCCGCATCTCCTGCGTTTCAACGAACGGATTCAGCTCGATGGCGTCGAGATCGACGACGACGCGCTCGCTCGCCTGAAACGGCGGGTCGAAGCCGCCATCGCCACCGTATCGAACAGCATGGGCGAGCAGTTCGGCGCGTTCGAAGCGCTGTTCGCGCTCGCCTGCCTGCACTTCCAGGAGAGCGGCTGCGACTTCGCGGTGTTCGAGGCCGGCATCGGCGGACGCTACGATCCGGTCCGCCTCGTCGGCGCGCACGAGACTTGCGTCACGTCGGTCGATTACGAGCATGTCGAACTGCTCGGCAATTCGCTTGAACTGATCGTATCGGACAAGAGCGACGCCTGCGCCGCCGGCGGCACGATCGTCTATGGCGAAAACTGCCGGGACCTGCGGCCGCATCTCGCCGAGTATAATCGCGGGCGCGGCTGCACGCCGCTGTTCATCCGCGATGATATCCGTATCGATAACGGAGTGACGGCGGCGTCAGGCCAGCATTTCGATTTCCAGTTCGGATACCACGATTTTCGCTGCCTCGAAGTGAACCTGCCCGGCGCGTTCCAGTTCAACAACGCGGCCATCGCCGCCACGCTCTTTCTATTGTGGCTGCAACGCGAGCGGTCGCGCAAGGCTCCCGACCGGATCGAAGCCGCTGTCCGGGCGGGTCTGCGCGACACGCGATGGCCCGGCCGGCTCGAAGTCATCAAGCAGGACCCGCTTACCGTGATTGATGTCGGCCACACTCCGGACAGCATCCGTCAATCGCTCGCAAGCCTCACGGCGCTTCATGGCGCCGATGATTGGATCCTCGTCACCGGCGCATCGCGCGACAAGAAGGCGGAAGAAATCATCGGCGCGCTGGCGCCGTCGTTCGATACGATCATCTGCACGGCGGCACATCACAAAGGAGCGGACGCGCAACGCATCGCCGCCGCAGCCGCGCGCGCCAACCCCAAGGCGGTTATTCGTCCCGCCGCGGCGATCGAGGATGCGGTGCGGCTCTCGCAGGAATTGGCCAAGGCCGAGCGGCGAAGAATTTACGTGGCCGGCGGCCTGTTCCTGGCTATTGAGTATGCGACGATCGCGAAAGGCGGCAGCGCGGAAGATTTGAAATTCTTCTGA
- a CDS encoding FMN-binding glutamate synthase family protein, with amino-acid sequence METLLLPFSPRYIVLTICAVVTALLIGIGIFDHNHKVWEVLLIPVVIFGALTLLGIRDLVQKNHAVLRNYPISAHIRFLLEEIRPEMRQYFFESEKDGMPFSRDTRALVYQRAKMQLDKRPFGTQEDVYREGYEWLHHSVAPKALSGAEFRVTIGGPDCAKPYSASVFNISAMSFGALSPNAVRALNTGARKGGFAHDTGEGGVSPYHRENGGDIIWEIGSGYFGCRNRDGTFNPEEFARIATDDQIKMVELKISQGAKPGHGGVLPAAKVSEEISKIRGVPMGEDCISPATHRAFSTPLQMMAFIAEMRRLSGGKPAGFKMCIGHPWEFLAICKAMLETGIYPDFIVVDGNEGGTGAAPLEFMDHLGMPMREGVSFVHNALIGINARDRIKIGAAGKIATAFDMARAMAIGADWCNSARGFMFALGCIQSLSCHTDRCPTGVTTQDPSRARALVVPLKTERVYMYHHATLHALSELLAAAGLEHPQQLRPIHFSKRTSSTEVMSFAKLYPSLRPGELIEGTQDPRFRDAWAMARADSFQPVG; translated from the coding sequence ATGGAAACGCTGCTGCTGCCGTTCTCGCCACGCTACATCGTGCTGACGATTTGCGCCGTCGTAACCGCCCTGCTGATCGGTATCGGGATTTTCGACCATAACCACAAGGTGTGGGAGGTGTTGCTGATCCCGGTTGTGATCTTCGGCGCCCTTACATTGTTAGGCATTCGCGATCTCGTGCAGAAGAATCATGCCGTTCTGCGCAACTATCCGATCTCGGCGCATATCCGTTTCCTGCTCGAAGAGATCCGGCCGGAGATGCGGCAATACTTCTTCGAGAGCGAGAAGGACGGCATGCCGTTCTCCCGCGATACCCGCGCCCTGGTCTATCAGCGCGCCAAGATGCAGCTCGACAAGCGGCCGTTCGGTACCCAGGAAGACGTCTATCGTGAGGGTTACGAATGGCTGCATCATTCGGTGGCGCCGAAGGCTCTTAGCGGCGCGGAATTCCGCGTCACCATCGGCGGCCCGGATTGCGCCAAGCCGTATTCGGCGTCGGTCTTCAACATCTCGGCGATGAGTTTTGGCGCGCTCAGCCCCAACGCCGTGCGCGCGCTGAACACCGGCGCCAGGAAGGGCGGCTTCGCGCATGACACCGGTGAGGGCGGTGTCAGCCCCTATCATCGCGAAAACGGCGGCGACATCATCTGGGAGATCGGCTCCGGCTATTTCGGCTGCCGCAACCGGGACGGCACGTTCAACCCCGAGGAGTTCGCGCGCATCGCGACCGACGACCAGATCAAGATGGTCGAACTCAAGATCAGCCAGGGCGCCAAGCCCGGCCATGGCGGCGTGCTGCCGGCGGCCAAGGTGTCCGAGGAGATTTCCAAGATCAGGGGCGTGCCGATGGGCGAGGATTGCATTTCGCCGGCCACCCACCGCGCGTTTTCAACGCCGCTGCAGATGATGGCATTCATCGCCGAGATGCGCAGGCTGTCGGGCGGCAAGCCGGCGGGGTTCAAGATGTGCATCGGCCACCCCTGGGAATTCCTGGCGATCTGCAAGGCGATGCTGGAGACCGGCATTTATCCTGACTTCATCGTCGTCGACGGCAATGAGGGTGGCACCGGCGCGGCGCCGTTGGAGTTCATGGATCATCTGGGCATGCCGATGCGCGAGGGCGTCAGTTTCGTCCACAACGCGCTGATCGGCATCAATGCGCGTGACCGCATCAAGATCGGCGCCGCCGGCAAGATCGCGACCGCCTTCGACATGGCCCGCGCCATGGCGATCGGCGCCGACTGGTGCAATTCCGCGCGCGGCTTCATGTTCGCTCTCGGCTGCATCCAGTCCTTGAGCTGCCACACCGATCGCTGTCCGACCGGCGTGACCACGCAGGATCCCTCCCGGGCGCGAGCGCTGGTGGTGCCACTCAAGACCGAGCGGGTCTACATGTACCATCACGCCACCCTGCACGCGCTGTCCGAGCTTCTCGCCGCCGCCGGCCTCGAACACCCGCAACAACTGCGGCCGATCCACTTCTCGAAGCGAACGTCGAGCACCGAGGTGATGTCATTTGCAAAACTCTATCCGTCGCTGCGGCCGGGCGAGTTGATCGAAGGCACCCAGGATCCGCGCTTCCGCGACGCCTGGGCGATGGCACGCGCGGATTCGTTCCAGCCGGTAGGGTAA
- a CDS encoding NADP-dependent oxidoreductase, which produces MNDTVNRQILLVEKPSGKLGPEHFKLTKGTVPEPKDGEVLLRTRYISLDAANRAWMHGATYRAAVEANTVMAGGSIAEVVSSKAPGFAPGDIAFGDTGWQDYAAVPAKHLTKMPRMEPMTHLLSVYGIAGLTAYFGLLHVGKPREGETVVVSAAAGSVGSIVGQIAKIKGCNVIGIAGGKDKCQWLTSELGFDAAVDYKDGATFKALRAAAPKGIDVYFDNVGGDILEACLSLMNNRGRIACCGAISQYDGVPSAHGPRGVPGLIVVKRLIMQGFIVMDYMNESAAALADLQSWVASGKLKVQEDVIDGIENTPKALIGLLAGENRGKRMVRV; this is translated from the coding sequence ATGAACGACACCGTCAATCGCCAGATCCTGCTTGTGGAAAAGCCGAGCGGCAAACTCGGACCCGAGCACTTCAAGCTGACCAAGGGCACGGTGCCCGAGCCGAAGGACGGCGAGGTGCTGCTGCGGACGCGCTATATCTCGCTCGATGCCGCCAACCGGGCGTGGATGCACGGCGCTACCTACCGCGCCGCCGTCGAGGCCAACACCGTGATGGCCGGCGGCAGCATCGCTGAAGTCGTGTCGTCCAAGGCGCCGGGATTTGCGCCGGGCGATATCGCGTTCGGCGACACCGGCTGGCAGGATTATGCTGCGGTGCCAGCCAAGCATCTCACGAAGATGCCGCGGATGGAACCGATGACGCATCTGCTCAGCGTCTACGGCATCGCCGGCCTCACCGCCTATTTCGGTCTCCTGCATGTCGGCAAGCCCAGGGAAGGCGAGACCGTGGTGGTCTCGGCTGCTGCCGGCTCGGTCGGGTCGATCGTCGGGCAGATCGCGAAGATCAAGGGCTGCAACGTCATCGGCATCGCCGGCGGCAAGGACAAATGCCAGTGGCTGACGTCCGAACTCGGCTTCGACGCCGCGGTCGATTACAAGGACGGCGCCACCTTCAAGGCGCTGCGCGCGGCCGCCCCCAAGGGCATCGACGTCTATTTCGACAATGTCGGCGGCGACATCCTTGAAGCGTGCCTTTCGCTGATGAACAATCGCGGCCGCATCGCCTGCTGCGGCGCGATCTCGCAATACGACGGCGTGCCGTCGGCCCATGGCCCCCGCGGCGTACCCGGCCTGATCGTGGTGAAACGCCTCATCATGCAGGGCTTCATCGTGATGGACTATATGAATGAGAGCGCCGCCGCGCTGGCCGACCTGCAGTCCTGGGTCGCCTCGGGGAAATTGAAGGTGCAGGAGGACGTGATCGACGGGATCGAGAACACGCCGAAAGCCCTGATCGGCCTGCTCGCCGGCGAGAACCGCGGCAAGCGGATGGTGAGGGTGTGA
- a CDS encoding ferredoxin--NADP reductase, giving the protein MSAFYREKVLSVRHWTDTLFSFRATRDSGFRFQNGQFAMIGLEVEGRPLLRAYSMASANHEEELEFFSIKVADGPLTSKLQKIREGDEILVGRKATGTLITDNLIPGKRLLLLSTGTGLAPFASLIKDPDVYERFESIVLVHGCRQVSELAYGEELVAKLREDDLFGPLLSEKLLYYPTVTREPFRNRGRITDLISSEQLFNDIHQAPLNIETDRIMMCGSPGMLDELKQMFESGGFLEGSHNTPGHFVIEKAFVER; this is encoded by the coding sequence ATGAGCGCATTCTATAGAGAGAAGGTTCTTTCTGTTCGCCACTGGACCGATACGCTTTTCAGCTTCCGGGCCACGCGGGATTCCGGTTTCCGCTTCCAGAACGGGCAGTTTGCGATGATCGGCCTCGAGGTCGAGGGCCGGCCGCTGCTGCGTGCCTACAGCATGGCGAGCGCCAATCACGAGGAAGAACTCGAGTTTTTCTCCATCAAGGTTGCGGACGGGCCGCTGACCTCGAAGCTGCAGAAGATCCGCGAGGGCGACGAGATCCTAGTCGGCCGCAAGGCGACCGGCACGCTGATCACCGACAATTTGATTCCGGGCAAGCGTCTGCTGCTGCTGTCGACCGGCACGGGTTTGGCGCCGTTCGCCAGCCTGATCAAGGACCCCGACGTCTATGAACGGTTCGAGAGCATCGTGCTCGTTCACGGCTGCCGTCAGGTTTCCGAACTTGCCTATGGCGAGGAACTCGTTGCCAAGCTGCGCGAGGACGACCTGTTCGGACCACTGCTGTCCGAGAAGCTTTTGTATTACCCGACGGTGACCCGCGAGCCGTTCCGCAACCGCGGCCGGATCACCGACCTGATCTCGTCCGAGCAGTTGTTCAACGACATTCACCAGGCGCCGCTCAATATCGAGACCGACCGCATCATGATGTGCGGCAGCCCGGGCATGCTGGATGAGTTGAAGCAGATGTTCGAGTCCGGCGGCTTCCTCGAAGGCAGCCACAACACGCCCGGCCATTTCGTGATCGAAAAGGCGTTCGTGGAGCGCTGA
- a CDS encoding amino acid ABC transporter substrate-binding protein, giving the protein MHRSPRRLTEVGVMLLAACLLAIPASAQTASEGLSPTLANIKRTHVVRLGYRESSPPFSFLDHSNRPIGYSLELCEAIVEEIGVEVDDANLKVEYVKVTSDDRIPAVTENKIDLECGSTTANAERAKLVAFSPLMFVAGTKLMVPKASTISAPTDLKGKTVVVTKGTTNEQAMHTIDKKFSLGLNIVTSPDHEQSYQMLADGKADAFATDDILLYGLIARHKTQDKFKVTGEYLSYDPYGIMYRKGEPQMKDVVERTFQKLGSGRDLIPLYNKWFVARLPTGEKLGVAISPQLEEAFKVLDDKHGSN; this is encoded by the coding sequence ATGCATCGGTCCCCAAGGAGGCTGACTGAGGTTGGCGTAATGTTGCTGGCGGCATGTCTGCTGGCGATCCCGGCGTCGGCGCAGACCGCGAGCGAAGGGCTGAGCCCCACGCTCGCCAACATCAAGCGGACGCATGTCGTGCGTCTCGGCTATCGCGAGAGCTCGCCGCCGTTCTCGTTCCTGGACCACTCCAACCGGCCGATCGGCTACAGCCTCGAACTCTGCGAGGCGATCGTCGAGGAGATCGGCGTCGAGGTCGACGACGCCAACCTCAAGGTCGAGTACGTCAAGGTGACCTCGGACGACCGCATTCCGGCGGTGACCGAGAACAAGATCGACCTCGAATGCGGGTCGACCACGGCGAATGCCGAACGCGCCAAGCTGGTGGCGTTTTCGCCTTTAATGTTCGTGGCCGGCACCAAGTTGATGGTGCCAAAGGCGTCCACCATCTCGGCGCCCACGGACCTGAAAGGCAAGACCGTGGTGGTGACGAAAGGCACCACCAACGAGCAGGCGATGCACACGATCGACAAGAAATTCTCGCTCGGCCTGAACATCGTGACATCGCCCGACCATGAGCAATCCTATCAGATGCTGGCGGACGGCAAGGCCGACGCGTTCGCGACCGACGACATCCTGCTCTACGGCCTGATCGCGCGGCACAAGACCCAGGACAAATTCAAGGTCACCGGGGAATATCTGTCCTACGATCCCTACGGCATCATGTACCGCAAGGGCGAGCCGCAGATGAAGGACGTGGTCGAGCGCACCTTCCAGAAGCTCGGTTCGGGCCGTGACCTGATCCCGCTCTACAACAAGTGGTTCGTCGCGCGGCTGCCGACCGGCGAGAAGCTCGGCGTCGCGATCTCGCCGCAACTCGAGGAAGCCTTTAAGGTGCTCGACGACAAGCACGGAAGCAACTAG